TTCTGTATGAAGTAAGATTAAAAATACAATGCGAAATCATACTGTAGACTGGCATTTATTTGAGGGTGTTTTAACCAGATTAAAGAGATCAAGATCAGGGTAATCTGTCAAGCATCTTTGTATGTTACAGACACTTTTATAAGCCGATGTTGAGAAGGGGGGTCAACAAGTTTCTGGCTCAAACTGCCGTCTTCCTGGTATCTGCCTTCTTCCACGAGGTAAACCAACAGTATTTAGTCTACTTATGTGACACAAAGCACAACACACAGCACATTCTGAACATTTTTAGGCCTTTTCACTTtaactcaatatttttaagaATATTAATGTTGCAGCCTTAAGCTACTAtcgtttgattattttttttctcataaattgacaagaaaaatacaaaaaataaaataacaaatgctttgatgtgattgcATACTGAGGAAATATTGATCgggtgggaaaaaagcaatttaaagGATTTTAGTATAAGGCTGTAACATAATATAATGTTGGAAAATGGATTTGAATGCACTGTATCTGCTAATTCAACCTCTAAAACTGCTTTTTACTTAATGTATGTACATTAAACGACCTAATGTGGACAGTTATTCTATTTAAACATAACAACAACACTTccaaaaataatctaaataattTCAAAGTACAAAGACAATTTAATGTCATGATATGCAATGAAAATTTCAAAATTAATGCGTGATTTGAACCAATATGAAAAGGTGTGTACTGCTGTTTTACAGGTAGACATGTAAGTCAGTCTAAGCCCTATGTTATGCCAAaactatatttacatattttgtatacattttaaaagttctGTGTCTGATGATTGTATGTCTCTCTTTCTTGTTCAGTACCTGGTGAGTGTCCCTTTGAAGATGTTCAGACTGTGGGCCTTTATGGGAATGATGGCTCAGGTGAGTGagtctctctttcactctgtttCAAATCACTTTGTCTCCTCTGCTGTTAACAAACACACTCTGAACTCTGACCTGTGAACTCTTCAGGTTCCTCTGGCTTGGTTTGTGGGTCGTTTCCTGAATGGTAACTATGGCAACGCCGCCGTGTGGATGTCCCTCATCATTGGCCAGCCGGTCGCTGTGTTGATGTATGTCCATGACTACTATGTCACTCATTACGGGAGCACGACATAATAcgggacaaacacacacactcccacagcCTGCAGGACAACTCAATGAGTGAATGTAGAGCAAGTTAAGGTGACTTTAACAGTAAAGCCCTGCTGATATGAACCTGTCAGTGAAGAGCAGTAACAGCAGGGAAATTGTTTTGGACTTGTTGATTTTTGCACTAAAGAGAAATTAAGTATGTCAGGAAATTATTCTACCAACTTGAGAGGTGTTTGCTTTAAAGCAGTATTCCACTTTAGGACCAACTAAAGCTTCCTGTGTTAGCAAACCTCAGGACCTGCAGTCACCGCACACTCTTAATATCTGTATCGAGCATTCGACGCTTCCACTTCAAACAAATAACCCAAAGTGTAAAGGCACTGAACTCTGGAAATGGAATTTATCCTTCACTGTGAGATTTGTTAGAATTATGATTTGCTGTTAACCACATTTTGCTAAAAGTGGCCAAAATTAGTGGTTAGCCgtaatttatttaactttaacaGTACTTAACTGCATTCAAAGTAGAAATTGTGGAAGTCCATTTCCACCAGTGTCATGAAAAAATACGATCCCTTAAGTTATTATAATGCAAAACTTGCTCAAACATAATTGCTTACTTAGGTTGTATCTAGAAAGAatgacttaatatctcaaaataatgaacgACAACtcgttatttttgttattttctaacCCGTTATTCTAAGAACATTCAGAGAgaaatcattattttgacgTTAAGTCATTTTTCTGAGAAAatctctcattattttgagacactaagtcattattttgataaAGTTTCTAAATATAATgactttttagattttttttttttttgcatcacatTGGTTGAAATGGCCTTAGAAAACCCTGCTTGTAACCAAGCACTCCTCGAGTTCTAGAAAATTTGCACACCCTCGTGTGCAACAAATGTGAACCACTGCCGAGCGAGTACACGCCAGAAGAGGAGCCTGCCTCAACAGacctcatattaaaaaaaaaagtttctataTCAGTgatttaaaagtatatttttcttttatccaAAGGCAACAGAGAATTATGAAGCCAGATAAAAAGTTTGTTTCTACAAGCTAAGGCTTAAAAATGGCAATTAACGATGTCTCCAGGTCTTAAATTGACCacagtgagttttttttttatgtctccctctctttttgATGCAGTGGGTTATGGAGTACCACAAGAATTTCTAATAAAACAATTTGTAAGGAATAATTAAAGGCAGAGATCTGAAGAAGGAGAAACTAAAGAGTAAAGGAGAAACTACATAAGGATGTTTTTTGACATTATTTGTACAGTCGTTGACCTCCAGGCAGCCTCTTCTCTACAACATCAATGCAAGCTCTTTTAGTGTAACAGTACATTCTACAGGTGTGTTATTTGTCTTGGCTTTAGGTTCTATTTTTTGTGCTGCATTTGActtattattttatactttgTGTAATTTTATGCGTAGGTACGACTGTCTACAGTTATGCTGTgccaaaatataatttatgttttattctaaatcAAAGATGTAATGCAGTAGTTGATTTACTGTTTTGAAccaatgaatgttttttttgcactttaaaGAGATGCATGCTGTCGACTAAAGCAATAGATTTCTACGAATGTATTCTTTAAGTTATATCACTGGTGTaaggaaaatatgttttgtcaAAATAATTTGTATGTTTTGTAATTTGCCTGTTGATATTTTGTTGTCGCATTAAGGCTGGCTTGATTTCAGTttctttcaaagtaaaacagcAGCTGCAGTTGTAATATATTTCAAACAGCCTTTTCATGCCACaggtttttttcagtatttaaaTTCTAAAGAGTCTATTTGGTCGCCAATATGGATATTGccataaaataatatatgttGTGTTTACGTTTTGTTTTGGACCTCTTTCCAAATACTCAATAACAGTTGACCGATTATGATTAATCAGAGcaattttttcctcttcttcttccacgATCACATTCAGGAAAAAACACGGTTATAAAAACCAGTTTTCAAAAATACTGCTGGCATTCCTTATGAAAATTTACAAGTGCCTgctgtaaaaatctgtttaaacgcaaaatgttaaatatatatcgACCAAAAGTTTTCTGTAAAAAAGGCAGAGTGGCCAAATACTTCCTTAACCTTATTCTATGTAGCCAATAGATTCACAATGCATTTATATTCATGGTGTTTTGAAATATTTGGGAACTGAAGACTTACTGCCCATATTAAAATTATTGTGCAAATGCAACCTAACTATTTAGCAGACATGTTTtcaattgtacatttttaaagcagtatttttctgttttcttgaaAACAAGATGTTATTTTGAAATGCCTTATTCAACACATAACACATGCATAAACCGTATCATGTTAATGGTATTTCTGCACACAAATAGCAGCTATATCTACTCTGACCCACGTTTATCAACAAATGTGATGGTGTTAAAACCTGCGTGAACTTTATAAACTAAACAGTGGTGAAGTACATGACAAATAGTGGCATAGAGTAAATAACTGACCTGATGATTCCTAAAGTAGCACATGTAGCAACACTGTTTTGAGTACTAATTGACAACTGTTTTATCTCAAtaccaagaaatgtaaaataactgAAGTAAAATGATTACAGTTAGTCGGTGTCAGAAATTACTGGCAACATTCAATGGTGAGACGAACtcaaacaaattattttcttaatttgtattatttcctctgaaaaatgtatttactcagttGAGTTGTTTACTTCTATTCTGCCCTTGCTTTTACGTTTTTTTGGATCTCTTCTGCATTTAGCATGAGAAGCGTAACCTCATCTTGAGATGGACCTATCATAACTCCAGAAAATAAGTTGCATCTCCCAGCTTATctgttttctgttattatttACCTGAAACCTGGCAATTCCTGTTTCCACATTATCACTGCACTGTGTCTGCTATTGTGTTGAAAATGCCTTTAGTTGTGTTTGGATGATTGTGTAATGCAACATGTAGTACAATTAATGTATTACAGATCTATTCATACTGTACACAAAATCCAAAGTGAAACAAAGATTATATGTTTTGGGAATGCATCATTTTCATAGTCTTTCACCTGAAATTACTTGTGTCATTTGATaaagattatttatatttgatggATGGACTCTTCtatttttctttgtgttattaGGGACAAGATTTTGGCCTTTATTCTATTTGCACTATCCTTAATGTCTTATTTGCCAACACTTACAGCATGAGTGCTGTAAAATGTGGCACAAACTATGCctaaaaaacatattatttcaTCTTTGAACCACTACAGTCTGCAGTGAAAACTGGGAGGACAGATAAGTccataaaaaactttattgtgcAGAGAGCAACACAAGACGGCACTCAAAACTCATAAttcaaaaatatcaatattacaAAGTTTTAATGTTTATCGTATGTCTACACACAGAACATCTTACAGACAAACTCCACATCAGGTCTGGAGAACAGTGCAGGGTGAGAATCTCTACTGCTgcaagacacaaatacacaaacagacGGGTGTTAGGTGTATAAAAATCTATCCACTTTCAAAAAACCTTCTGTAACATTACTGTACCATGCAGACATAACTATGTGGTATATGTAGTGcatgtttgtgcgtgtgtggtaCCTTTGCTTTCTGGTTCTGGACAGGAAGGTAGAGTTTAAACTCTGCTGGGAGCTCGTCCTCTGAGTACAGTCTGTCTGAGAAATACACTCTCCTTATTCGACAGTTTGCATGGATCTGAATGGAAAACAGATCAGACATTAGAGGGAGGATGAAGGTAGAAACATTGACTACAAAGATTATAAACTCACACTGGTGCATGTTGTATTTGGAGACAGCTGGTTCCTCAGCCGTCTCTGCACTAACCTGGACACGCAGCGTCTCAATATAATTGGTCCCGTAGGCCCTCCTGGTGAAGTCCGACAGGTTGAACTGAATCTGGTTCCAGCCGTCATCCAGCCTCATGGGCATGGTGCATATGAACGGCTTCACTCGTGTCGTGCTTTGATAGTTACTTGCCCGAAACCGCCGGCGAACATTTTTATCATCTAGCACCTGAAAGTTGTAAAGATGGGGGTAAAGAATTAATAGATTTATTGTGTCACAAGACATGGAAGTGGTCTGTATCTTTAAGAGTGGCTACCCTACCTGAACTTCAAAGGTGAAATACTTCTTGAGATTTTTGATGATCATAACGAGAAAAGGAAGCTTGATGCCCAGGGTCTTCTTTGGGTCTGCGGGACACGTTATATATGTTGTactgcagagagaagaagaaataaaaaagacaagggaatgaatgaggctGACTACAGCTGTTAATGAGCTGAAGAATGAGTTGAACGGACACAAACTCACCTGACATTTGTCCCCTCAACCTCCAACACCATTGAGTGGATGTCATTGTCTGTGATTCTCTTGATGTGACCATTCCGAACCTGTGAACACacagaacagtattttttaaaggttttatgGAGAAAGCAACCTGTATCGCACTGACAAAGTCACCATCATTCAGCTTTGCAGATATTAGTTTATTGCAGATATATCTGTATTGATGttggacaaaaaattacaagaagCTGCTCATGttaatacacatacacatatgctAAAGATATGTTTGAAGTAATTTAGAAACAGTGTCACCAATACATAACATTAGTTATTACAAGTACTAACCGAGgagtttgtttagtttttgaTAATATTATGTTACTATTTAACTGTCATGTGGGAGCAGTCAGTAATGGTGACAAAAACTGTCTGGACCTTTTATATCTTCAAATTGTTGTAGGTTAACCAGCAGTAATAGTAGTCAAGTATATATACTCAAGTACTCTGCTTAAGAACAATTCTGAGGTACACAActtgagtattttaattttattgtccTTCATATTTCTACTGTACTGCATTTTAAAGCCAAATATTGTAGTTTCTACTCCACAGCATTAATTTTCTAGCTTTCGTTACTAGTGTCTTTGCAGATTTAGATTACAGaacataaatcattttatatattatgatgtattattatagGCTAAGATACCAAGAAgtaccaaaatgtatttaaattggCTCCatctttaccagctgcaacataaaAGTGATAAACACGTATTGCATCACTGATTATAATCCAGTAATATGGGCAATTCTGCCTAATAAATGGgactcattttacatttaagtatattttgatgcgaATACATTTGTATTTCTATCACTGTAGTATTGCTACTGTTGCacaagtaaaagatctgaatacttctcccaccattGAAGTTAGCCAACCTCACCATATCATATCCTGCTCTGTTACTATTTTAACGGTTGCTTAGCAACAGCGCCTTTCAGCCCACCTTGTATCCTGCTATATTTAGAAATGAGTGAGAACTGTGGGCTTTCTGAAAACCAAACTGTTGtttaaattaacagcattaagGTGATACATTGAAAGTTTCATATTTCTTTAACGTCACAAATCCTCAAAATTCCATGCAGATTAATACTGATGTTTTCAAACACTACTGTAACCCGTGTTTACTTTAAATATCAACAAGGCGAAATATAATCTTGAAAGAAACTTGATAGCGCTATTCAGAGCTgaattaataacaaaaatatggaATTTATTGACTTAATTTCTTTGTCTTTGCTGAAGCAGATTACCTCCTCCTATATATTTCCCAATGTAAGCGACATGTGACTAACACAAGCGTTGTCAGATTACTGAACACTGCATGCAAAACACACTCCAAGACAGTTTTAACATTATCAGATTTAGCCATCAACTAACCCTGATAATGTTAGCTTTAGCATGGCTAGCTAAGGAAGCTACACTACGTTCATAGCATTCATACTGAATCGCTGCTCACCTTTTTATCCCATATCTGGAGCGGTTTGCTGCCgatactgtataaaatagacaAGAATCCGCTTTGAAACGTGTTTTTAAACATCTTCTTTGGGCTTGGTCCTCAGTCGTTCTGCACGTGTTTACGTCTAAGTTACTAACTAAACCTGTTAGCTAGCAAACGTTACGTTTGTTTACAGATTTGATTTCCGTCTCCAACGCTACCGCTTCCGTGTGGAGCAGTGGAGCCCGTTCCGCAGTCCTTAAATTCAAACGTTTTGGTTAAATCAGACTCGTTGTTTATTATAATGTCCTCCCACGTCTCTCATtgggacacaaaaaaaaaacagtaatgtccagttctttattattttgttgtcgCTAGGGAACAGAAGCTCTTGACGTTGTTCACGTCGGTTCTTTAATGGTGACGCAACTCGGTCGCCGGGGCAACAAAAAGCCTGACTAATGTATTCTGAGCGTTCTTCACGTAAACctgaaactttatttatttgtaatttattagggccacgggacAATCGcaagaggacattttctagttgttaATTAAAACTTCCATTTTCATGTTGACGCCATAATGTAAATATGAATCACAGCAATATATATgtagtaattataataatacattgtcaAGTAAAATATCAAGTTCTGGACGATGTTTATCTAATTTCCAGAATATCCTAGAAATTGTTTCTGAAGTgattttggggggggggggggggggggggatagaAATAAGATAATTGAATCTGTTATTTTCCAAgtttatctattttctttcaGAATATCCTagagattgtttcatatatacatttatttctttttatgtaaTGTAGTAATATGTCACAGTATTCTTCAtttcatttgtatatcaaaatACTACCCAACATAGGGCTGCATTACAAGTTCACACATGAAACCACAATTCaaggatttttgttttttaattttaatatagaCATAACTAAAATATTTAAGGTATATCCACTACATTTTTCCTAGATGAAGATGCATTACAAAAACTACACAGTTTACATTTTCTGCTTCATTTGGGCTGTTCTGACCATTGTGATGAAGGCCATAACATTGCAATTTGTGCTGCACTTTGCAGTTgtcaaaacagataaaacacagacatggatttagtgttttttaccCTGGTTTGGATCCTACACTTAGCCTAATGCAACTTGATAGGTTATTTTCAATTGACCCTTTGTGGTTTTTAAAGGCCAACCACTTTCAAACTCCATTTGTAACACAGACTTTTTGTTAAGAGTCCATCCAAAGAGAAACAAGCAATGTTACTTTAGTAATTTCCTGAGACCTTAGAAAATATTGCTTAAGTTAATTAACCTTTCAATTGCTTTCGAGTGGTTGGAGTGCCCTTTAATTCAATAACAGTTTCTTCAAATAGATTTCCTACACACAACTGCATCTCAGCACTTCTTTCACCCAGTAAATCCCACTAAAGTGTCAAGAGAGACatccttcctctctgtctccagcaCTTTAAACAAGCCGGGCTGACAAAGGTTTCAAATATTTGAACAAGCCAAGAAAGATTCAATCAAACATTAGCCAGGACCTTTGCAAAATGACATCGCCagcaatgtaaaataataaaaagtcccATATAAGTTTCATATGAAGTGAAGATGAATGAATGTGTGCTACGgcagttttacattttgacatgtACAGTACACAGCTGCACACATGCACCTggatgtacacaaacacactggagTGGTCGCCATCTCTCTAGCTGTTTATGTCACTGAGGTTTATGAGGTGCTGCTTCACTTTATCTCtgttaaaatgaatgtaaaaaaccTCCTCTCCATCCCCCTCTCCTTCACTATgaactctttctttctctctctgttcctaGAAGTGTGCGtgtaaatttaattaaagtggTTCACAAGCTGGCAGCTTCGTAAAAACATCAGCAGAAACAGTTTAGAtttctttgtctgtttcttCACCATTATTCGCCCCTCTCTTCTCTAATTGACTCAGGTATTtatacagagacaaacagaggtGGAGAAGGACATATGTTTTATTCCTTCAGACCCTTTCAGTGTGGGACCACCCAGAGACAgcattaaataaactttactgtAGTCCATTCCAGTCTCTCCTTTCTTTTGCCTCATAGAGACAAGATAGAGTTTCTGTGACTtcatttttgctaatttttttgTCTACTAGTCACTTCAACTGTTGTTTCAGACCCTGATCAGATCCTGTTGCCTTCACTTTCTGTTTTCGATGTAATCACAAACAATGTTTTTGCCCATCAATCTACACTCAATAACCCATGACAAAGGCTGCAGGGATTTCTATGTAAATGTATTAGAaatcaaaaactgaaatctctCATTTACATAACCTTACCTCAACTCTTTGTAGAGGAGCATGTATATGTTCCCCAGCTCACTATCCTCTTAACATGACATGGGTTTTATGTTCTCACCAATGATTTTCACTATAGTCAAATTTTTTTATAGTCAAGTTTCCTTGGATCAATATGTTGAAATCACCTAACTACACCTTATGAAACCCTTCAATTTGTGGGCAAgaccgtctgtctgtctgtctgtcaatcagtcagtcagtccgtccgtccgtccgtccgtccgtccgtccatctatctatctatctatctatctatctatctatctatctatctatctatctatctatctatctatctatctatctatctatctatctatctatctatctatctatgggATAAAGCAGggtgatggagggagagaaggttacagggattgataaaataAGGAGAATAGAGCCAGAGAGGTGCAAGAAAATTAGTATATAAGGAACTTAGAGGCAATTTTTTTCTACTGTATTCTattataatttgtatttattcctGAATCGCACCTCTGTGAGACAGGAGCATGAGTTGCgaagaagacgaggaggaggtcCAGCTGCCTGATGATACAATCATCCCACTCGGAGGGGCCAACTGTCTACTCAGTCTCTTGTGTTTACTAACTGACTGCAGAAAGAATAGAGGGCACagtgaaaaaagaagaagcagaagactAAAAACAACTTTATCATAAGGATAAACGTTGAAACTTTAAGAAGTTGTGGGTGGATCTACTGGACGAGAGCTTTTTCACTCTTTGTCTTCACAAGGTATgtttcagaaatatttttttctgacatcttgtttgacatttgttttctcttatttcATTTCAGACAAGAAAAGATCAATAAAATGTTGCAATTTAGCGCATTTCTCATAAAGGTCTGCATGCCTTGAAACCTAGTGTAATAATATTTGAAAGAAACACTTATTTTACCCAACAAGACTTTGCCAGCACCCTCTAGTCacagttgtttttctctcatcttTATGTTACATGCAGCTCATTGATTTCTGATGGGACCTTATGGGAAAACTGGAGATTTCATTAATTAAAGCTGACATAAAGTGAATTTCTTAGTCCTGTCTAGAACTCTTCAATTTTACAGATTTAAGGTTGTTAAAGTTAAAGCATGCTTTTCAAGATCTGACAGTTGAATTTATATGATCCAATCTTGTCTGTGTCCTGGGGAACAATAAACTGCACATAAATGTTATCGCACATGGACACGACATGTTGAAGAAATGGTTGAATCAGGAACAAGATTCCAGCGTGAAGGAATTTTTCGTCCAGGCCCTCAGACATGTTTTATCCATCTGACTAAATGATGATGAAGAGTGGAAAGATTTTCATCAGACAGGACGTGTTAAAAGATAGAAGCTCATCCGTCTCTGGTATTTATAAGGAAAGGAAAGACATTTTAAGGTCTGTCAAATAACACTTTCAACTGTGAAACCCACCAGGTGATCTGCCTTGTTTTTAGTGAAGAAAGTTGCCAAGTCCTGTTTAGGTGAAACTCATTTGAATTTGTTTAAATATCATATCACAAGTGTTATTTGAGATGAATCCCTCTAAATTAAGCAGTACTATTTCAAtaatcaaacatgttt
This genomic interval from Centropristis striata isolate RG_2023a ecotype Rhode Island chromosome 14, C.striata_1.0, whole genome shotgun sequence contains the following:
- the cfap20 gene encoding cilia- and flagella-associated protein 20, whose amino-acid sequence is MFKNTFQSGFLSILYSIGSKPLQIWDKKVRNGHIKRITDNDIHSMVLEVEGTNVSTTYITCPADPKKTLGIKLPFLVMIIKNLKKYFTFEVQVLDDKNVRRRFRASNYQSTTRVKPFICTMPMRLDDGWNQIQFNLSDFTRRAYGTNYIETLRVQIHANCRIRRVYFSDRLYSEDELPAEFKLYLPVQNQKAKQ